The Persephonella sp. DNA window GAATTTGCTGATCAACCTATAACAATGTTATTCGTTTCGCATAACTTACACGAAGTTGAATTGCTATGCGATAGAGTAATTTGGATTGAGAACCATGAAATAAAAATGGATGGGGCTACCGCAGAAGTAATAGAGAAATTTAGGGAGGTAATGTCATAAATGAATAACACTTTATTTGAACTTAATGTAAGTAAAATTAAACCGAATTTTCCAGAATGTTTATATTTTCATAAACAAGATGAAAGCATTTATCTTCACCATAATAAGATCAAAGTAAATAATTTTGAAGAGCATAGTAATGATTTCAAAATAATATTCAATACATTTTTTGGTGCTTTCCCTGTAGAAAATTGGATTAGATATACAGATATAGATAAGATATTTATCGAAATTAATGCTAAAGGGAAATTTGTTGTTAATATATGGGCTGACAATGGTATGGAACCTCCGCAAAGATTAAAATTTTTAGAAATAGAAGAAATAGAAGAAAAAACTATATTCATACCAATAAACCTTAGAGAGTTACCCTTTCAAAGAGGAATAATTTTTCCTGAAATTCGAATTTTAAGTCCTGATTTTGAAATGTCTTTTTTAAGATATTCTACAGAAGAAAATCCTAAGAAGAAAGTTAAACTTGCAATCATAATGCCAACTTTTAAGAGAGAAACATATGTTAAAAGAAATGTAGACTTACTTCAAAAAGAACTTCTATCAGATAAAAATTACGATGTCCATTTATTTGTGATTGACAATGGCCAAACTTTAGAAAAAAAACTTTTAGACAAAGTATCCATAATTCCAAACAAAAATTATGGTGGAGCAGGAGGATTTGGTAGAGGTTTATTAGAAGTTTGGGATAAGGATTTTACCCATATTCTTTTTTCTGATGATGATATAGAATTTGAAGTCGAATCTATAAAAAGAACCATTAATTTCTTCCGTTATTCAAAAGATGATAATGTAGTTATCGGAGGAGGAATGTTTAATCTTAATACTAAACATATTCTTAATGAACAAGGAGGATTTTCCTATTATATGAAATTAATACTTGCCAAACCGAATAGAGACATGTGTAATCAACATAATGTTATCAATTTTACATATCATGAAAAGATAAACTATTTCGGATGGTGGTTTTTTGCTACCTCAAAAGATGTATTCAAGAAATATGGATTTCCATTACCTATATTTTTCAGAGGAGATGACCAAGAATTCGGTATAAGGATTTCTAAAGATACAAATTTTATCTCTCTATTAGGTGTGGGGGTGTGGCATGAAGAATTTTATAAAAAGGATATGCCTTTAACAGATTATTATATTATTAGAAACAATCTTATCTTATCTATGATACATGAGGAAAAAAGTATTACTCTAATCAAAAATTTACTAAGGAGATTTTTAGGTGCACTACTTACGTATAGATATGAAAGAGCAAAATTTATTGTGAAAGGAATGGAAGATTTTCTTAAAGGAGCTTCTTTTATAGAGAAAACGAAGGCAGATGAGTATCATAAAAAACTTATGAATAATCAGAAAAAAAGACCTGTAGATGTTAAAGATATTTTTGTTGAATATAAATTTAATAGACCTCTAAAAAATGGTTTTCTAAAAAAAGTATTTATGGCATTAACATTGAATGGTCATTTATTACCTCCTTTTTTAATCCAGAAAGGCAAAACACCTCATGATGATGGATATGTTATTGAACCTTTACATTCTCATAGGCTTGGAGCCATTTTTAGAAAAGAAACTGTTTTATATTATGAACCCACTACTAATAGAGGTATAGAATATAAAAAGGATAGTTCTTTATTTTTCAGATTATTGTTTAAAGGGCTTGGGAAAATTCTAAAAATTTATATAAATTATGGTGACTTACAAAAGGATTATCAAAAAGTTTTCCCTTATATAACATCAAAAGAATTTTGGGAGAAATACTTAGGAATAAGGAAGTCTTAAATATGAATAACATAGTAAAATTGGTTCCAATTATAGTAACCTATAACAGATTAGAAAAACTTAAGATTGCCGTAAATACCTGGTTGAAGACAGATATTTATAAACTTGTTATAGTAAATAATGCTTCTACCGATGATACAAAATCTTACTTAGAGAAAATATCTAAAGAGAATAACAAATTAGTTGTAATAAATCTTGAAAAAAACACAGGTGGAGCAGGAGGTTTTTATAAAGGAATTGAATACGCCTTCAAAGAAATTGATTTTGATTGGATAGTTTTACAAGATGATGATGCCTATCCGGATGTTGATTCTATAAATTATTTTTTAAATGAAAAGGATCTTTCCACAGCAGATGCTTATATGTCAGCTGTATATTATCCATCTGGTAAAATTTCATTAATGAATATGCCGGGATATTTACCATTTAAAACTTTTAAGCAAAGTTTAAAAACTATGATTCAGGTAGGAAAAGGTTTTCATATAGATAAAAATTTATACTATCTGGAAGAAGAACATATTGTAGATTTTGCTTCTTTTGTAGGACTTTTTATAAAAAAAGAAGTTATAGAAAAAGTAGGTCTTCCTAAAAAAGAATTTTTCATATATGGAGATGACATAGAATATACAGTTCGTATAACAAAATCAGGATTTAAAATTAAATTTGATCCTAAACTTAGATTTTTCCATGATTGTGAAACACTGCACTTTGATAAGAGAAAAATCTATAAACCCTTATGGAAAGCATACTTTACTTATAGAAATGGTATTATTTTGTATAAACAATTAAGTGGTAAATTATTTCCTTTAGTTCTTTTAAATAAAATGCTTATATGGACTTTAAATGGGTTATTTTATTCAAATAAAACAGATTATTATAAGCTTTTGTGGAAATCTATAATTGACGGTATAAAAGAAAATACTCAGGATAATGCTGAAATAATAAATAAGTTTAATAAACTTTAGAATATACCAGGGTTAAAATTTGAAAAAGGATATATTATCTACTTTTCTTTTGGTTATTATAGATATAATAGCTTTCTATATTTCACTTTTTTTAGCTATAATTACCCGGAAACTATTAGTTTATTTACCTTTTGATATTCCTCCGCTTTATTTTTCTTATTCACATTTCTTAAGATTATGGTGGATACCTATAATATTTATATTGTTTATAGCATATGAAAAGCTTTACGTAAAGAGATATCCATTTTGGGATGAAGTAAAAGAATTATTAAAGGCAATAACTATATCTATTGTTGTTATTTTTGCAATAATTTCTTTGGGAAAATTGTCTGATAAAATTTCAAGACTTACTATTATATTGCTTTGGATGTATAGTATCTTTATTTTTCCAGTATTTAGATTAATAGGAAAAAAATTTCTTCATAATCTTGGGATATGGCAGCAAGATTTAATAATAATCGGTGCTAGTGAACCAGGCATAAATGTTGCAGAGGGATTGATAAATGACAAACATATGGGCTATAAAATAGTAGGATTTTTAGATGATTTTAAGAAAAATTTTGTTGAAATTAAAAATAAGAAAATACCTATCTTAGGGAAGATAAAAGAATTTGAAGATATTTCAGAGAGATACAATCTTGGTGGAGTTGTTATAGCAGTCTCTTCTTTAGATAAAGAGAAAGTTACAAAAATTACCAATTATTTTCATCAGAAAGTTAGGAGGGTTTATGTTATTCCTGATATAAAAGGAATAGCTCTTCTAAATAGCGAACTTTATCATCTTTTTATGCAGCAACTTTTTCTTATAAGACTTCATAATAATTTAGGCTCTAAAATAAACCAAATTCTAAAAAGAACTTTTGATATTTTGCTATCTATTTTTTTGCTTCCCTTTTTGTTAATTTTAGTATTGATAATTGCAGTATTAATTAAATTGGATTCTCCAGGTCCTATATTTTTTGTTCAACAAAGAATCGGTAAAGGTGGAAGGACAATAAAGGTTTATAAATTTAGAAGTATGTATATAGATTCTCAAGAAAGGTTAAAAGAGATCTTAGAAAAAGACCCTGAAGCACGAAAAGAATGGGAAACATACTTTAAACTTAAGAATGATCCACGGGTAACAAAAGTTGGGAAATTCTTGAGGAAAACTTCTTTAGATGAATTACCTCAGATTTTTAATGTTTTGAAAGGAGATATGAGTTTTGTTGGTCCACGACCTGTAACAAAGGAAGAAATAGAAAAATATTATAAAGATTATGCTTCCTATTATTATATGGTAAGGCCTGGAATTACAGGATTATGGCAAGTAAGTGGAAGAAGTAATACGGATTATGATTTTAGAGTTACTTTAGATAGTTGGTATGTTTTGAATTGGTCTTTATGGCTTGATATAATAATACTTTTTAAAACTGTGAAAGTTGTATTAAAGAGAGAGGGAGCTTACTAATGAGAATTCTCGTTACTGGTGGGGCTGGATATATAGGAAGTCATGTTGTTAAGCAACTTGGAGAGAAAGGGTATGATGTTTTAACTATAGATAATTTATCAACAGGGCATAAAGAGGCTGTTTTATATGGTAAATTAGAAGTCTTAGATTTATCAGATAAAGAAAAGCTAAAAGAAGTTATCAAAAATTTCTCTCCCGATGCTGTCATGCATTTTGCCGCATCTATTGAAGTTGCTGAGTCTGTTAAAAATCCATTGAAATATTACAGAAATAATACTGCAAACACCTTAAACCTGTTGGAAGTTTTGCAAGAATTTGGAATTAATAAATTTATATTTTCCTCTACTGCAGCTGTTTATGGTGAACCTGAAAATGCCCCTATAAAAGAAACAGAGCCTTTAAATCCAATAAACCCTTATGGAAAATCTAAAGCTTTTGTTGAACATATTTTGAAAGATATGAGCAATGCTTATGGATTTAGATATGTTTCCTTAAGATATTTCAATGTAGCAGGTGCAGACCCAGAAGGAAGAATTGGAGAAAGCCATAATCCAGAAACCCATTTAATTCCACTAATACTTAAAACCGCAAAAGGAGAAAGAAAAAGTATAAAAATTTTTGGAACTGATTACCCTACTCCTGATGGGACAGCTATAAGAGATTATATTCATGTTGAAGATCTCGCAAATGCCCATATTGTTGCTCTTGAGTATTTACTTAACGGTGGAGAGAGTGATGTTTTTAACTGTGGATATGGACATGGATATTCAGTTAGAGAAGTTGTTGAAACTGCTAAAAAAGTTACGGGTATAGACTTTCCAGTGGAAGAAACAGATAGAAGACCTGGAGACCCAGCTGTTTTAGTTGCAGACAATTCGAAGTTAGTCAACAAGTTAGACTGGAAACCAAAATATGATGATATTGAATATATAATTAAAACGGCGTGGAACTGGGAAATAAATAAAAAATACTAAGAAAATTTAACTAATTTAATCCTTTAAGTATTAACGTAGAACAAGTTGTTTCTCTTAAAGAGGTAATCCCATTGAATAAGACAAGTTTACAACAAATTTATATCTTTTTGCTAATATTATCTGCATTTATTTCTATATCTATTTTTGAAGTCTTTGTGGTTATTGGTTTATTATGGGTCATATTTGAAATTTTTAAGAAAAGAAAAGAACTATTCAAGGGAAGTTTTAGATATCCACTTATTATGTATTCAGGAGTTACAGTTATTTCTACTGCCTTATATGCACCTAAAATGTTTACTAAGTCTATAGAAGAAGGAATTTTCCAGCTTTTGTATTTTTTCGATATTAGACCAGATAAAGAACAAATTAAAAAAATAATTTATTTATTTTTAACTATTGGGATAATTCTGTCTTTCGTTATTTTTTATTTTTACTTTACAAAACATAATATTAAACCAATATGGGGCGGTGCTTTTGAAGTAGGCCAGTTTTTTGGAATGTTTTCTTTGATGGCATTTTTTGTATTTGTTTATTATTACAAATTAAAAAGCAAAAAGTTTTTTTTATTCTTTACCCTGTTCTTATTCTTCTTCGCTATTTTAATTTTCGCACATAAAAGGTCTCCTTTACTTGGTTATTTAGTGGTTGCTTATTTATCTATAATTGTTCTTTACAAAAATAAAATGTTCCCTAAAATTTGGTTTTGGGGATTAAATGTTTTGCTTACAGTTTCTCTTATAGGAGGATATATTTATCTATCGAAAACAGATTATAGGTTTAAAACATTTAATGAAATGATAATAGGAAAAAAACCATTTAGTTCAAAAACACTGGATATAGCTGCAAGTGGACGGGTTAGGATTGCAAAAGATGCCATTTTAATAATAAAAGATGATATTAAAAACCACAGATGGATAAATCTCCTTATTGGTCATGGCGTAAGGTCAGGATACTACTTACCTCATGTGTATAGCTGGAAAGAGTTAAAAAGATATGAGTCTATATTTATATTAACAGAATTCATAGAAAAAGGATTAATAGGCTTATTGGCCATATTAGCCATATTCTTTTTGGCTTTTTGGAAATTTTTGGGTATTAAAATTCAAAATGTAGAAGATGTATTGGTTCTTGGTATATTTGTTCCATTGCTTATTCATTTAGTGGGAGTAATATTTACATTCTTCTGGGATGCGTTGCTTCCGATGTATTTGCTTTTGTTTAAGATAGGAGAGATTTATTTTAGTAGGGAGGAAAGATAATGAAATCTATTATACTTGCTGGTGGGAGTGGGACAAGGTTATTTCCTTTATCCCGTAAATATTTTCCCAAGCAGTTTTTGAATATAGCTGATAATAAAAGTCTTTTTCAGAAAACAATAGAGAGGAATCTCAAAGTTACCGGGGAGATGAAAGATATTTTGGTTATAACCAACAAGGATTATAAATTTCATGTGATAAATCAAATCAAAGATATTTTAGGAAAAGATATTAATACAAATGTTTTACTTGAACCCATAGGGAAAAACACTGCACCTGCAATTGCTTTAGCAGTTAGATATTTGCAAGATAAACTTGGAGTTGATGAAAATGAGGTTGTTTTTGTATCCCCTTCTGACCATATAGTATCTCCGACTGAAAAATTCGTAAATTTTGTTAAAAAAGCAGAAGATTTAGCAAAAAATGGTTTTATAGTAACATTTGGCGTAAATCCTACAAAGCCGGAAACCGGTTACGGATATATAGAAGCAGATACATCAAATAAAATTAATAATGCTTATAAAGTTAAACAATTTCATGAAAAGCCAGACCTGGAAACTGCTCAGAAATATATATTGTCAGGCAACTATTACTGGAATAGTGGTATGTTTGCTTTTAGTATAAGAACTATTTTAGATGAGCTTAAAAAATTTTCTCCTGAGATTTATGAACTGATAAATGAAAAAAGCTATGAAGAAGTTTTAGACAATTTTGAAAATATGCCTGATATATCAATAGATTATGCAGTTATGGAAAAGACAGATAAAGCTGTTGTTCTCCCTCTGGAGCTTTTATGGTCAGATGTTGGTTCATGGGATAGTATATACGATGTTATGAACAAAGATGAAAATAAAAATGTCAAAACAGGAAAAGTAATAGATATAGATACAAAAAATTCTTTAATTATAGGAGATGAAAGATTAATTGCTACTATAGGAATTGATGACCTGATAATAGTTGAAACTCCCGATGTGGTTATGATTGCAAAGAAAGGAGAAGGTCAGAAAGTAAAAGAATTGGTAAATAGATTAAAAAATGACAAAGAACTAAAGCATCTTACTGAATTTCATACAACAGTTTATAGACCATGGGGAAGCTATACTGAGTTAGAGAAAGGAGAAAGATATAGAATAAAAAGAATTACCGTTCAACCTGGACAGGCCTTAAGTTTGCAGATGCATTACCATAGAAGTGAACACTGGGTTGTTATTAAAGGAACTGCAAAAGTTATATTGGAAAATGAAGAAGGAGAATTGAAAGAATATTTTGTCCATGAAAACGAAAGTATATATGTTCCTAAAACTACTAAGCACAGACTTATAAATCCGGGTAAAGTTCCCCTTGAGATAATAGAAGTTCAGGTGGGAGAATATGTAGAAGAAGATGATATAGTTAGATTTAATGATGTCTATAAGAGATAATTAACCAATATTTCTTTTTATTAGTAATCAAATACAGTTCATAGAGATCAATTTCATCTTCTTGGTAGTAAACTATATTCTGATTTTCTACAGGAACAGGTTTATTTTTTTCCATAACACCTCGCGGTATTTAGAATGTTAGAGAAAACTATTATAACACTTTAAGATAAGAAATCTTTAAGATGTTTTTTAATCGCAAGGGTTCTCAGCTTTTTCAGTGCCCGTTGTTCCAGTTGTCTGACCCTTTCCCGTGATATACCCAGAATTTCTCCTACTTCTGTTAGGGTTTTTGGTTCTTCTCCTTTTAGACCGAATCTGTATTCTATAATTGCCCTTTCCCTTTCATCAAGAGCATTAAGAAGTTTGTTTAATTCTTTGTGTAAAGATTCTTCAACTATTTCTTTTTCTACGTCTTCTGTTCCTTTTTTTGAAAGCAGGTCTAATAATGTTAAATCCTCTTCTTCTCCGAGAGGTTTGTCAAGGGAATAAGGCATTCTAACAACTTGTAATGCATTTCTGACTTTTTTAGGGGAAGCATCAACCTCTTTTGCAATTTCTTCTATAGTAGGTTCCCTCTTAAGTTTTTCCTTTAGTTTTTCATATGTTTCTTTTACTTTGCTTATAAAAAGTGATTCTTTTACTGGAATTCTGACTGCTCCTGTTTGCTGGAATATGGTCTGCATAATTGCCTGTCTAATCCACCATACAGCATAGGAGATAAATTTAACATCTCTATCAGGGTCAAATCTCTTTGCTGCTTCTATTAGACCAAGATTTCCGGCTGCAATGAGGTCTGTAAGTGGAACACCCCATCCCATAAAGTTTTTGGCTACATTTACAACAAATCTAAGGTTGCCCTCAACTAATTTTTTTAGGGCTTCTTTATCCCCTTTTTTAGCCCTTCTGGCAAGTTCTTTTTCTTCTTCAGGGCTCAAAAGGGGATGTTCTGCCATTTTTTGTATATATAAGTTTAAAGTGGTTTGTTCTTTATCTGAATCAGCCATAATATCCCCTCAATTTTTTTAATACAAGTTAGGAATAGTTATTAATAAATACTATGATTTATCTCAATTATTAAAATTAAGTTTCTTCTTCAGGTATTTCAACTTCTATGCCAAGTTCATCAAGCTGCTCTGGTCTCACATAATCTGGGGCTCCGGTAAGAG harbors:
- a CDS encoding glycosyltransferase; this encodes MNNTLFELNVSKIKPNFPECLYFHKQDESIYLHHNKIKVNNFEEHSNDFKIIFNTFFGAFPVENWIRYTDIDKIFIEINAKGKFVVNIWADNGMEPPQRLKFLEIEEIEEKTIFIPINLRELPFQRGIIFPEIRILSPDFEMSFLRYSTEENPKKKVKLAIIMPTFKRETYVKRNVDLLQKELLSDKNYDVHLFVIDNGQTLEKKLLDKVSIIPNKNYGGAGGFGRGLLEVWDKDFTHILFSDDDIEFEVESIKRTINFFRYSKDDNVVIGGGMFNLNTKHILNEQGGFSYYMKLILAKPNRDMCNQHNVINFTYHEKINYFGWWFFATSKDVFKKYGFPLPIFFRGDDQEFGIRISKDTNFISLLGVGVWHEEFYKKDMPLTDYYIIRNNLILSMIHEEKSITLIKNLLRRFLGALLTYRYERAKFIVKGMEDFLKGASFIEKTKADEYHKKLMNNQKKRPVDVKDIFVEYKFNRPLKNGFLKKVFMALTLNGHLLPPFLIQKGKTPHDDGYVIEPLHSHRLGAIFRKETVLYYEPTTNRGIEYKKDSSLFFRLLFKGLGKILKIYINYGDLQKDYQKVFPYITSKEFWEKYLGIRKS
- a CDS encoding glycosyltransferase, which translates into the protein MNNIVKLVPIIVTYNRLEKLKIAVNTWLKTDIYKLVIVNNASTDDTKSYLEKISKENNKLVVINLEKNTGGAGGFYKGIEYAFKEIDFDWIVLQDDDAYPDVDSINYFLNEKDLSTADAYMSAVYYPSGKISLMNMPGYLPFKTFKQSLKTMIQVGKGFHIDKNLYYLEEEHIVDFASFVGLFIKKEVIEKVGLPKKEFFIYGDDIEYTVRITKSGFKIKFDPKLRFFHDCETLHFDKRKIYKPLWKAYFTYRNGIILYKQLSGKLFPLVLLNKMLIWTLNGLFYSNKTDYYKLLWKSIIDGIKENTQDNAEIINKFNKL
- the wbaP gene encoding undecaprenyl-phosphate galactose phosphotransferase WbaP codes for the protein MKKDILSTFLLVIIDIIAFYISLFLAIITRKLLVYLPFDIPPLYFSYSHFLRLWWIPIIFILFIAYEKLYVKRYPFWDEVKELLKAITISIVVIFAIISLGKLSDKISRLTIILLWMYSIFIFPVFRLIGKKFLHNLGIWQQDLIIIGASEPGINVAEGLINDKHMGYKIVGFLDDFKKNFVEIKNKKIPILGKIKEFEDISERYNLGGVVIAVSSLDKEKVTKITNYFHQKVRRVYVIPDIKGIALLNSELYHLFMQQLFLIRLHNNLGSKINQILKRTFDILLSIFLLPFLLILVLIIAVLIKLDSPGPIFFVQQRIGKGGRTIKVYKFRSMYIDSQERLKEILEKDPEARKEWETYFKLKNDPRVTKVGKFLRKTSLDELPQIFNVLKGDMSFVGPRPVTKEEIEKYYKDYASYYYMVRPGITGLWQVSGRSNTDYDFRVTLDSWYVLNWSLWLDIIILFKTVKVVLKREGAY
- the galE gene encoding UDP-glucose 4-epimerase GalE; translation: MRILVTGGAGYIGSHVVKQLGEKGYDVLTIDNLSTGHKEAVLYGKLEVLDLSDKEKLKEVIKNFSPDAVMHFAASIEVAESVKNPLKYYRNNTANTLNLLEVLQEFGINKFIFSSTAAVYGEPENAPIKETEPLNPINPYGKSKAFVEHILKDMSNAYGFRYVSLRYFNVAGADPEGRIGESHNPETHLIPLILKTAKGERKSIKIFGTDYPTPDGTAIRDYIHVEDLANAHIVALEYLLNGGESDVFNCGYGHGYSVREVVETAKKVTGIDFPVEETDRRPGDPAVLVADNSKLVNKLDWKPKYDDIEYIIKTAWNWEINKKY
- a CDS encoding O-antigen ligase family protein, which encodes MNKTSLQQIYIFLLILSAFISISIFEVFVVIGLLWVIFEIFKKRKELFKGSFRYPLIMYSGVTVISTALYAPKMFTKSIEEGIFQLLYFFDIRPDKEQIKKIIYLFLTIGIILSFVIFYFYFTKHNIKPIWGGAFEVGQFFGMFSLMAFFVFVYYYKLKSKKFFLFFTLFLFFFAILIFAHKRSPLLGYLVVAYLSIIVLYKNKMFPKIWFWGLNVLLTVSLIGGYIYLSKTDYRFKTFNEMIIGKKPFSSKTLDIAASGRVRIAKDAILIIKDDIKNHRWINLLIGHGVRSGYYLPHVYSWKELKRYESIFILTEFIEKGLIGLLAILAIFFLAFWKFLGIKIQNVEDVLVLGIFVPLLIHLVGVIFTFFWDALLPMYLLLFKIGEIYFSREER
- a CDS encoding mannose-1-phosphate guanylyltransferase/mannose-6-phosphate isomerase; this encodes MKSIILAGGSGTRLFPLSRKYFPKQFLNIADNKSLFQKTIERNLKVTGEMKDILVITNKDYKFHVINQIKDILGKDINTNVLLEPIGKNTAPAIALAVRYLQDKLGVDENEVVFVSPSDHIVSPTEKFVNFVKKAEDLAKNGFIVTFGVNPTKPETGYGYIEADTSNKINNAYKVKQFHEKPDLETAQKYILSGNYYWNSGMFAFSIRTILDELKKFSPEIYELINEKSYEEVLDNFENMPDISIDYAVMEKTDKAVVLPLELLWSDVGSWDSIYDVMNKDENKNVKTGKVIDIDTKNSLIIGDERLIATIGIDDLIIVETPDVVMIAKKGEGQKVKELVNRLKNDKELKHLTEFHTTVYRPWGSYTELEKGERYRIKRITVQPGQALSLQMHYHRSEHWVVIKGTAKVILENEEGELKEYFVHENESIYVPKTTKHRLINPGKVPLEIIEVQVGEYVEEDDIVRFNDVYKR
- a CDS encoding RNA polymerase sigma factor RpoD/SigA: MADSDKEQTTLNLYIQKMAEHPLLSPEEEKELARRAKKGDKEALKKLVEGNLRFVVNVAKNFMGWGVPLTDLIAAGNLGLIEAAKRFDPDRDVKFISYAVWWIRQAIMQTIFQQTGAVRIPVKESLFISKVKETYEKLKEKLKREPTIEEIAKEVDASPKKVRNALQVVRMPYSLDKPLGEEEDLTLLDLLSKKGTEDVEKEIVEESLHKELNKLLNALDERERAIIEYRFGLKGEEPKTLTEVGEILGISRERVRQLEQRALKKLRTLAIKKHLKDFLS